The proteins below come from a single Miscanthus floridulus cultivar M001 chromosome 1, ASM1932011v1, whole genome shotgun sequence genomic window:
- the LOC136502290 gene encoding uncharacterized protein, which produces MAHQPRVHPNAAPAVNLEMGDHAHGGVYPPLPVHSQSVNQQQFGLGGGGGGGGAPNTWVGNDANTLLLVATLITTLTYQLGTSIPGGYWQQDTAAASREGKQQVTYRAGDPIMRDLHRPRYLVFMGASWVGFASSMVMTLSLLVRMPVDSRHVRWSFVVAYSSLVLTFVVSQPRTHLSLDLLIWAAVLVFLWIIVSLHPDRRARAIQVLCCGARDN; this is translated from the exons ATGGCTCATCAGCCTCGCGTGCACCCCAACGCGGCGCCGGCGGTTAACCTGGAGATGGGCGACCACGCCCACGGCGGTGTGTACCCGCCGCTGCCAGTTCACAGCCAGTCCGTGAACCAGCAGCAGTTCGGCCTCGgcgggggagggggcggcggcggtgccccCAACACCTGGGTGGGCAACGACGCCAACACGCTGCTGCTGGTGGCCACGCTGATCACGACGCTCACCTACCAGCTCGGCACCAGCATCCCCGGCGGTTACTGGCAGCAGGACACGGCGGCGGCGTCGAGGGAAGGCAAGCAGCAGGTGACGTACCGCGCCGGCGACCCCATCATGCGCGACCTGCACCGGCCAAG GTACTTGGTGTTCATGGGCGCGAGCTGGGTGGGGTTCGCGAGCTCCATGGTGATGACGCTGAGCCTGCTGGTGCGGATGCCCGTTGACTCGCGCCACGTGCGGTGGTCCTTCGTGGTGGCCTACTCCAGCCTGGTGCTCACCTTCGTGGTGTCGCAGCCCAGGACGCACCTGTCGCTGGACCTCCTCATTTGGGCCGCCGTCCTCGTCTTCCTCTGGATCATCGTCAGCCTCCACCCGGACCGCCGCGCGCGCGCCATCCAGGTGCTCTGCTGCGGTGCCCGCGACAACTGA
- the LOC136548230 gene encoding imidazole glycerol phosphate synthase hisHF, chloroplastic-like isoform X3 yields MQPPLQAQGAMATVAAILTVPCSAGRRPKRSSQPRGCGSGSLSVRASSGANTVTLLDYGAGNVRSVRNAIRHLGFGIRDVESPEDILAAERLVFPGVGAFGSAMDVLNSTGMADALREYIQRDRPFLGICLGLQLLFDSSEENGPVSGLGVIPGVVRRFDSSNGLIVPHIGWNALQITKDTPLLQGADGQHVYFVHSYHVLPSDANRDWISSICNYGDSFISSISMGNVQAVQFHPEKSGATGLSILKNFLSPISSGTKVPTRRKTSKLAKRVIACLDVRSNDKGDLVVTKGDQYDVRDHTSSKEVSFLNITGFRDFPLGDLPMLEVLRCASEKVFVPLTVGGGIRDFTDANGRYYSSLEVASEYFRSGADKISIGSDAVYAAEAFLQTGVKTGKSSLEQISRVYGNQAVVVSIDPRRVYVKSQEDVPFKTVKVSTKGPSGEEYAWYQCTVNGGRDNRPIGAYELAKAVEELGAGEILLNCIDCDGQGCGFDIDLVKMVSDAVTIPVIASSGAGAVQHFSEVFEKTNASAALAAGIFHRKEVPILAVKEHLVNAGVEVRL; encoded by the exons ATGCAGCCGCCGCTGCAGGCGCAGGGAGCAATGGCTACCGTCGCCGCCATCCTCACCGTCCCCTGCTCCGCGGGCCGCCGCCCGAAGCGGAGCAGCCAGCCTCGCGGATGCGGCTCCGGCTCCCTCTCCGTCCGTGCGTCCTCCGGTGCAAATA CGGTGACGCTGCTGGACTACGGCGCGGGGAACGTGCGCAGCGTGCGCAACGCCATCCGCCACCTCGGCTTCGGCATCCGCGACGTGGAGAGCCCGGAGGACATCCTTGCCGCGGAACGGCTCGTCTTTCCCGGTGTCGGCGCCTTCGGCTCCGCCATGGACGTCCTCAACAGCACGGGCATGGCCGACGCACTCCGTGAGTACATCCAAAGGGATCGCCCCTTCCTAGGCATCTGCCTCGGTCTCCAGCTGCTCTTCGACTCCAGCGAGGAGAACGGCCCGG TGAGCGGCCTTGGTGTGATACCGGGCGTGGTCAGGCGATTCGACTCCTCAAATGGCCTGATAGTTCCACATATTGGCTGGAACGCTCTCCAGATCACCAAGGACACACCACTGCTGCAGGGAGCTGATGGCCAACATGTGTACTTTGTTCACTCCTACCACGTACTGCCT TCAGATGCTAATAGAGACTGGATTTCCTCGATATGCAACTATGGTGACAGCTTTATATCCTCCATCTCAATGGGCAACGTTCAGGCAGTTCAATTTCACCCAGAAAAGAGCGGAG CTACCGGGCTTTCTATTCTAAAAAATTTTCTCAGTCCTATCTCTTCTGGGACCAAG GTCCCAACACGTAGGAAAACATCAAAACTTGCGAAGAGA GTGATAGCATGCCTTGATGTTCGTTCAAATGATAAAGGAGATCTTGTGGTAACAAAGGGCGATCAGTATGATGTAAGAGATCATACTAGCAGCAAAGAG GTCAGCTTCTTGAATATAACTGGTTTCCGTGACTTTCCATTGGGTGATTTGCCAATGCTAGAG GTACTGCGTTGTGCTTCTGAAAAGGTTTTTGTGCCACTTACAGTTGGCGGGGGCATACGAGACTTCACAGATGCAAATGGAAG ATACTACTCAAGCTTGGAAGTAGCATCAGAATATTTCAGGTCTGGTGCTGACAAAATTTCAATTGGAAGTGATGCTGTTTATGCTGCTGAAGCCTTTTTACAAACTGGT GTAAAGACGGGGAAAAGCAGCTTGGAGCAAATCTCTAGAGTATATGGCAATCAG GCTGTAGTTGTCAGTATTGATCCTCGGCGGGTATATGTCAAAAGTCAAGAAGATGTGCCATTTAAAACTGTAAAGGTGTCCACTAAAG GTCCATCAGGAGAAGAATATGCATGGTACCAGTGCACA GTGAATGGTGGACGTGATAACCGACCTATAGGAGCATATGAACTAGCGAAAGCTGTGGAAGAATTGGGCGCAGGAGAAATACTTCTTAACTGCATTGATTGTGATG GGCAAGGCTGTGGATTTGACATAGATTTGGTTAAAATGGTTTCTGATGCTGTGACAATCCCTGTCATTGCGAGCAGTGGTGCTGGTGCTGTTCAACATTTTTCTGAAGTCTTTGAGAAAACAAATGCTTCTGCTGCCCTTGCTGCTGGCATTTTCCACCGGAAAGAG GTTCCCATACTAGCAGTGAAAGAGCATCTGGTCAATGCTGGTGTGGAGGTCAGGCTGTAG
- the LOC136548230 gene encoding imidazole glycerol phosphate synthase hisHF, chloroplastic-like isoform X2 — protein sequence MQPPLQAQGAMATVAAILTVPCSAGRRPKRSSQPRGCGSGSLSVRASSGANTVTLLDYGAGNVRSVRNAIRHLGFGIRDVESPEDILAAERLVFPGVGAFGSAMDVLNSTGMADALREYIQRDRPFLGICLGLQLLFDSSEENGPVSGLGVIPGVVRRFDSSNGLIVPHIGWNALQITKDTPLLQGADGQHVYFVHSYHVLPSDANRDWISSICNYGDSFISSISMGNVQAVQFHPEKSGATGLSILKNFLSPISSGTKVPTRRKTSKLAKRVIACLDVRSNDKGDLVVTKGDQYDVRDHTSSKELSHQSFIFTSHAHSFLNITGFRDFPLGDLPMLEVLRCASEKVFVPLTVGGGIRDFTDANGRYYSSLEVASEYFRSGADKISIGSDAVYAAEAFLQTGVKTGKSSLEQISRVYGNQAVVVSIDPRRVYVKSQEDVPFKTVKVSTKGPSGEEYAWYQCTVNGGRDNRPIGAYELAKAVEELGAGEILLNCIDCDGQGCGFDIDLVKMVSDAVTIPVIASSGAGAVQHFSEVFEKTNASAALAAGIFHRKEVPILAVKEHLVNAGVEVRL from the exons ATGCAGCCGCCGCTGCAGGCGCAGGGAGCAATGGCTACCGTCGCCGCCATCCTCACCGTCCCCTGCTCCGCGGGCCGCCGCCCGAAGCGGAGCAGCCAGCCTCGCGGATGCGGCTCCGGCTCCCTCTCCGTCCGTGCGTCCTCCGGTGCAAATA CGGTGACGCTGCTGGACTACGGCGCGGGGAACGTGCGCAGCGTGCGCAACGCCATCCGCCACCTCGGCTTCGGCATCCGCGACGTGGAGAGCCCGGAGGACATCCTTGCCGCGGAACGGCTCGTCTTTCCCGGTGTCGGCGCCTTCGGCTCCGCCATGGACGTCCTCAACAGCACGGGCATGGCCGACGCACTCCGTGAGTACATCCAAAGGGATCGCCCCTTCCTAGGCATCTGCCTCGGTCTCCAGCTGCTCTTCGACTCCAGCGAGGAGAACGGCCCGG TGAGCGGCCTTGGTGTGATACCGGGCGTGGTCAGGCGATTCGACTCCTCAAATGGCCTGATAGTTCCACATATTGGCTGGAACGCTCTCCAGATCACCAAGGACACACCACTGCTGCAGGGAGCTGATGGCCAACATGTGTACTTTGTTCACTCCTACCACGTACTGCCT TCAGATGCTAATAGAGACTGGATTTCCTCGATATGCAACTATGGTGACAGCTTTATATCCTCCATCTCAATGGGCAACGTTCAGGCAGTTCAATTTCACCCAGAAAAGAGCGGAG CTACCGGGCTTTCTATTCTAAAAAATTTTCTCAGTCCTATCTCTTCTGGGACCAAG GTCCCAACACGTAGGAAAACATCAAAACTTGCGAAGAGA GTGATAGCATGCCTTGATGTTCGTTCAAATGATAAAGGAGATCTTGTGGTAACAAAGGGCGATCAGTATGATGTAAGAGATCATACTAGCAGCAAAGAG CTTTCTCATCAATCGTTCATATTTACATCACATGCTCATAG CTTCTTGAATATAACTGGTTTCCGTGACTTTCCATTGGGTGATTTGCCAATGCTAGAG GTACTGCGTTGTGCTTCTGAAAAGGTTTTTGTGCCACTTACAGTTGGCGGGGGCATACGAGACTTCACAGATGCAAATGGAAG ATACTACTCAAGCTTGGAAGTAGCATCAGAATATTTCAGGTCTGGTGCTGACAAAATTTCAATTGGAAGTGATGCTGTTTATGCTGCTGAAGCCTTTTTACAAACTGGT GTAAAGACGGGGAAAAGCAGCTTGGAGCAAATCTCTAGAGTATATGGCAATCAG GCTGTAGTTGTCAGTATTGATCCTCGGCGGGTATATGTCAAAAGTCAAGAAGATGTGCCATTTAAAACTGTAAAGGTGTCCACTAAAG GTCCATCAGGAGAAGAATATGCATGGTACCAGTGCACA GTGAATGGTGGACGTGATAACCGACCTATAGGAGCATATGAACTAGCGAAAGCTGTGGAAGAATTGGGCGCAGGAGAAATACTTCTTAACTGCATTGATTGTGATG GGCAAGGCTGTGGATTTGACATAGATTTGGTTAAAATGGTTTCTGATGCTGTGACAATCCCTGTCATTGCGAGCAGTGGTGCTGGTGCTGTTCAACATTTTTCTGAAGTCTTTGAGAAAACAAATGCTTCTGCTGCCCTTGCTGCTGGCATTTTCCACCGGAAAGAG GTTCCCATACTAGCAGTGAAAGAGCATCTGGTCAATGCTGGTGTGGAGGTCAGGCTGTAG
- the LOC136548230 gene encoding imidazole glycerol phosphate synthase hisHF, chloroplastic-like isoform X1 translates to MQPPLQAQGAMATVAAILTVPCSAGRRPKRSSQPRGCGSGSLSVRASSGANTVTLLDYGAGNVRSVRNAIRHLGFGIRDVESPEDILAAERLVFPGVGAFGSAMDVLNSTGMADALREYIQRDRPFLGICLGLQLLFDSSEENGPVSGLGVIPGVVRRFDSSNGLIVPHIGWNALQITKDTPLLQGADGQHVYFVHSYHVLPSDANRDWISSICNYGDSFISSISMGNVQAVQFHPEKSGATGLSILKNFLSPISSGTKVPTRRKTSKLAKRVIACLDVRSNDKGDLVVTKGDQYDVRDHTSSKEVRNLGKPVDLASQYYIDGADEVSFLNITGFRDFPLGDLPMLEVLRCASEKVFVPLTVGGGIRDFTDANGRYYSSLEVASEYFRSGADKISIGSDAVYAAEAFLQTGVKTGKSSLEQISRVYGNQAVVVSIDPRRVYVKSQEDVPFKTVKVSTKGPSGEEYAWYQCTVNGGRDNRPIGAYELAKAVEELGAGEILLNCIDCDGQGCGFDIDLVKMVSDAVTIPVIASSGAGAVQHFSEVFEKTNASAALAAGIFHRKEVPILAVKEHLVNAGVEVRL, encoded by the exons ATGCAGCCGCCGCTGCAGGCGCAGGGAGCAATGGCTACCGTCGCCGCCATCCTCACCGTCCCCTGCTCCGCGGGCCGCCGCCCGAAGCGGAGCAGCCAGCCTCGCGGATGCGGCTCCGGCTCCCTCTCCGTCCGTGCGTCCTCCGGTGCAAATA CGGTGACGCTGCTGGACTACGGCGCGGGGAACGTGCGCAGCGTGCGCAACGCCATCCGCCACCTCGGCTTCGGCATCCGCGACGTGGAGAGCCCGGAGGACATCCTTGCCGCGGAACGGCTCGTCTTTCCCGGTGTCGGCGCCTTCGGCTCCGCCATGGACGTCCTCAACAGCACGGGCATGGCCGACGCACTCCGTGAGTACATCCAAAGGGATCGCCCCTTCCTAGGCATCTGCCTCGGTCTCCAGCTGCTCTTCGACTCCAGCGAGGAGAACGGCCCGG TGAGCGGCCTTGGTGTGATACCGGGCGTGGTCAGGCGATTCGACTCCTCAAATGGCCTGATAGTTCCACATATTGGCTGGAACGCTCTCCAGATCACCAAGGACACACCACTGCTGCAGGGAGCTGATGGCCAACATGTGTACTTTGTTCACTCCTACCACGTACTGCCT TCAGATGCTAATAGAGACTGGATTTCCTCGATATGCAACTATGGTGACAGCTTTATATCCTCCATCTCAATGGGCAACGTTCAGGCAGTTCAATTTCACCCAGAAAAGAGCGGAG CTACCGGGCTTTCTATTCTAAAAAATTTTCTCAGTCCTATCTCTTCTGGGACCAAG GTCCCAACACGTAGGAAAACATCAAAACTTGCGAAGAGA GTGATAGCATGCCTTGATGTTCGTTCAAATGATAAAGGAGATCTTGTGGTAACAAAGGGCGATCAGTATGATGTAAGAGATCATACTAGCAGCAAAGAG GTAAGAAACCTTGGCAAACCAGTTGATTTAGCAAGTCAGTACTACATAGATGGTGCTGATGAG GTCAGCTTCTTGAATATAACTGGTTTCCGTGACTTTCCATTGGGTGATTTGCCAATGCTAGAG GTACTGCGTTGTGCTTCTGAAAAGGTTTTTGTGCCACTTACAGTTGGCGGGGGCATACGAGACTTCACAGATGCAAATGGAAG ATACTACTCAAGCTTGGAAGTAGCATCAGAATATTTCAGGTCTGGTGCTGACAAAATTTCAATTGGAAGTGATGCTGTTTATGCTGCTGAAGCCTTTTTACAAACTGGT GTAAAGACGGGGAAAAGCAGCTTGGAGCAAATCTCTAGAGTATATGGCAATCAG GCTGTAGTTGTCAGTATTGATCCTCGGCGGGTATATGTCAAAAGTCAAGAAGATGTGCCATTTAAAACTGTAAAGGTGTCCACTAAAG GTCCATCAGGAGAAGAATATGCATGGTACCAGTGCACA GTGAATGGTGGACGTGATAACCGACCTATAGGAGCATATGAACTAGCGAAAGCTGTGGAAGAATTGGGCGCAGGAGAAATACTTCTTAACTGCATTGATTGTGATG GGCAAGGCTGTGGATTTGACATAGATTTGGTTAAAATGGTTTCTGATGCTGTGACAATCCCTGTCATTGCGAGCAGTGGTGCTGGTGCTGTTCAACATTTTTCTGAAGTCTTTGAGAAAACAAATGCTTCTGCTGCCCTTGCTGCTGGCATTTTCCACCGGAAAGAG GTTCCCATACTAGCAGTGAAAGAGCATCTGGTCAATGCTGGTGTGGAGGTCAGGCTGTAG